A stretch of DNA from Cryptomeria japonica chromosome 4, Sugi_1.0, whole genome shotgun sequence:
ACTACAGGCTCTACTAAACTTAGGGTTTTCCCTTTACAATACTTTATGATTCCCAACAAGTTATACCAAGTATTGCAATATAGCAGATTATTCTCAATAGAGCTTAATCACTAGAAATTTAACCAAAGCAAATTTTATCAACCTTAAACTAGTTATATTCTTGCTTATTTAGCATTTGGAGTGCAACTGAGAAAAAATTCATATCCTAAGCCTACTCCTACAACATAAATTTAAAGATGAttttaaataatgatttttttttgaccAAATCTAGAAGAACCATAAATCAGTGTGTAATCATAGGGTGAAGAATCAAATCTAAGCTTATGAATGCAAACTCAAACAATAAATCACTTTAAATTAGTTGGCCTTTTAAAATTAATGTAACCCCTCTTGTTTTTGCATAATCATTCTTACAAATCCATGTCATATGAACTAATTGACACTACTAAGAAAATGAGTACATCCATTCACTGTGAAAGCATCCAAATGCCATGCTATACCATTTTCTATTCCACCTGCTTAAAAGTCAGAGATCCTAAATCTCTACAAATGAGAAGGAAAAAAAAGAAATAGAGGAAAGGAAGTTTCCATATTTATCCTTCTATTCACAGCTATCCCCTTTTtcttatagatcatatttttgaaTCTATATTTATTTTCCCTCTCATTAGCTTTATTTACCTTTATTCTATAGCTGAAAATATCTTATTTTCAACACATTGCCTTTTCCcattaaatattattttgatggGAAAACATCTACTTTGttgcactttttctttttcttgtttaatttttttttccctctCATAGTCCTTCCTTGTGCTTTGACCTCTCACgtgaaaatattttatatttttccaAGCATGCTTTATTTCTACATATGACCCCCCTTTAAAAAATAATGCTCCATCTGGCATATTCTTTCAATAGAAAAGTTTACCCTTACTAGTAAAATCAATAATCTTCTTTACTTTTCACTTACCGCTCTATTTAGTCTTCCTTGTAGATAATGAAAACATTCACACCCATGTAAAAACACCTTTCCTTGTTAACAAACACATGTTACTACATTTCACCCTAGGCCTAAAACTCATCCGAGCACATTTCACCTTCACCTGGGTGAAAAGCCCATTACTCTTTTGCTCTCTATCCTTTTGCCAGTTAAAATAATTTTCACCACTATATGAAATAGTAGTGTTGAACATATTTTAACAATGTTCTTTTGCTCTCTATCCTTTTGCCAATTAAAATAATTTTCACCACTATGTGAAATAATAGTGTTGAACATATTTTAACAATGTCTTAACTAAAGTTATTGCTGCAAAATAAGACTTTTCTTGATGTACTCCTAAAAAAATAATTCACTCTTAGTGAAAATATTACTCTTTACACTTTTTCTTTTTGAAGAGAAAATAAATTCAACCTTCTAGTGAAGAGTGTTTAACTACAACATTTTACCCTGTATCACTTCTTGgacaaaataattttaatttacccTCATTTGCATTTAGCTCACATTTACTTTATCAATGTATTATACTATATTTAAAAGTATCTCACCCTTCTATAATTGAAACCAGAAAATAAGTATGTATTATTCTCTTCAAAGGGCATCCTCTAGCACTGGACTCTAAACTTCGATTGACTCTTCGTTCATGCATCTAGCCAATCAAATATTTTGACTGCCACATTATGAAGAGAGCGCATCCTCTCTTAAGGAACTGGTTAGAATAATTACATTGGAAATTACTTGGGTCAAAGACAATGAAAAACTCCAATAGCGACAACTCTGTAGTAGAATGGGCATATCGAAGACAACACCAGTCTCAATCTATAGCACCAACAAATCATACGGAAGTGGCACAAATAACTTTTGCTCCATCCCTTAATTACATTACATTATAAAACATGCTTCATGGCACGTTTTACTGCACACCTCCACCTTTCAGCTCACTAAAATCTTTCCCCATCAAGCTTGAAGTAAGCTTTTATTACTTGTGCAATATTTGAGGAAAACACAAAGAGATGCTTCAAAATGATTTCTATCATATCTTATATTCATGCATTTACACATTTTTAATCTTTCATATAAGTCATAACCTGCATCCCTTCATCCTATTTGTTGGGTTCCTATATAAAAAATCTACACACTTTCCCCATGCCAAATACACTCATTTCTACTTATCAACACTTGAGATGAGAgcttgatctaattcttctttagATGTACCGCCTTACTCAACATTGTGTGAGCCAACAGCTAAAATACAAgaagtaaaaaataaaaacaaagatccCACTATAGTGGAATATGTGGGTAATCCCTTTACTTAAATCTCTAAAGATATAGCTAGAGATGTCAATAATTCCATTGTTGTAATAAGATCAAGGCTCAACCCATTTAAATCAGCATATGCAAATTGCCCCTAAAAATGAAACTCAAATGTTTTTTATCACAGTACCCACATAGGTACCCTTAATGTAATTCTCTTAAGACAAAATCTAGTGCATTGTGCATTTCAAGCTTAGGTTTGTTTGCTTACATGCTTTGTAAACATTTTCACATATAGAAACACAAAAAAAAGTTGTTTGTCCCTTTTTATCACTAGCAGGTGTATTTTCTAATCACCTTTTAAAACAAGACTCTTCTTCAGCTTATAGAAACCATCCAAAAGTATATACAATACTTCTACCAAACCTGTATAAAACAAATTCCAATCATGTTCCATGTTTTCCTCCTTGACAAAACCTCTGCAAACCAATGTCCCATTAGTAGTACCAACGGAAATCTCCAGGTTGCACACATTTGTACTTCAAAGTTATCATAGCTTTTAGTAGGGTTATTTAGCTACACATTAAACACACAAGGTAATTACCTACTATAAACATGTCTCATCCTATTTTTGACCAAGCTCCATATGGTGCAAGTTAGATGCATTTTAGagaaaacaaaacatatccaaaactccCCCATCAACCCCATCAACCTTAGCTAATTCTTAGAGTAATCGGGCCTTCATTTTCTCACTAGCAGCAAGATCATATCGCCATTATCATTAAAAGAGTGATTTGATGTCGAAGGAAGCAGAAAGATGGGAGACAAGCCATCACAAACCCTCATATTTGCTCGTTCCTTGTAACATTTTTTATGTTGCCCTGCATTTATGTACATAGTTTTTATTTTCCTTGCTAGATAGCAAGATACCTCCACAATGGTTTAATATTTTTGCAACCCTAATAttctccttgcatagcaaattagCACATATCCCCTCTCCATCGTTGGGACTATAGAGTATCAATGGGACTCATACTTCATCTCACCAACCCATCGATGTCCTCTATAATACTGACAAGGTAATCATTGCTAAGAAAGTTAATTTCCCTTTTATATTGATGTGAGTTTACAATTTCATTGAAACCCTAAATTAATTTCCTTGATCCAGGTATATGGCTGCCTTGTTGAGGTGGTTATCTTCTCTACTCATTGATGATAGCATATAAAATGGATGGGATTCATTTTTCCCAGGTATATGGCTGCCTTGTTGAGGTGGTTAATTTCTCTGCTCATTGATGATAGCATATAAAATGGATGGGATTCATTTTTCCCTCCATTGAACCACTGATGGAAGTACTCCTTTGGCTATGAGAATTACAAGATGGACCCCACACATTTTTTTATCATTTCCTCATTTGTCAATTAAACCTCTTTACTTTGTAGAATGATTTTAGATGATTttgaattatataaataaaatcccttttctccaaatttatttGAATATGGTCCCTTGTTAATTCTAGGAGAACAAACATAGAGCTAGCGTTTCTTTAAACACATTATTATTTAAACTGAAGTGATTtaaataacaaggctttggaattAAAGTTTTGATTGTCAGGCCCTTCGGTTGGCCcagttaaaaaaaatcatttttgaatGCCTGACCCTAGAGATGATTAAAACCATAATTTTACATCTTCTAGATTCAAAACACTAAGTGGTTTTTCATTTAACTTATCATTTGATGTCTCTACACTATGACCAAAACACCCTAATTAGCCTCCAGAAACACCTTGAAAAGTTGATCAAACTGACATACATGCTGAATGGTAGTGTGAACATCAAAATTCCAAGTGGATTTGGATGACGATGCCCgagggaaaaaaatattaaatctcAAAGCTACTCAATTGAGCAGTTTCTGAAATTACACTTGTTGAACCTATTTGGAGCCTGGCACAAATAGGtcccttaaaaaatattaaatgtttcTTTGGGAGGCCGCTATTGGATGGAATGGTTCATCAAAATACAATGAGTATGTGTGCCAAGAGGTTTTACTTGAATTCATCATATTTACAAAATATTATTGGTCAAAGTTGAGCTCTTTGAAACTTTCTAGAAGTGTTGATGTCAAATCAATGCAAAATCAATTTCACCAGCATACTCAACATGCACAGAAGAAACCCAGAAAAGAATCAGCATGATTAAAGAGAGAAAACTCCATGATCGGTAAGTCGTCAAACCTTCCATTGCAGTTTCCAGTCACAGAAAAAACAATGGGTAATCCATGCATAAATACATCTTCCCTCCCCTGTTCAAAACATTTGAGGGCATTAGCAGCCAGCTCAGATCACTGAAACTGAGATGCATGACTACGTTCCATTAATGACACAAAGATTTGCAATAGAAGCATTCATTTCAAGGATAATATTCTTTAGTTAAAAGCAATATATTGTTGGACTCTGAAGTAAAAGTTGGGGAATTTTTAAATTATTTGAGTCTGTCTGAGATTTTAGCGGAACTGAGGTGGTCACtgtaaagattagaaagagcagagaaaacaataacagaaacaaaaaagcaataagaagagacaacacacgatttatcgtggttcggcaaatatgcctacatccacactcaaaatagggaataacttctattaatcaactcaaatacatgggctgcacacaaccattgtataatcatattcagatatgaaatgaatAGTTGGGAGAACGTGAagggtcatgtgaccgttggacttcacattcccatcaatctcccccgtgaaggccAACTAGCACAACCATGCACTAGCCTCCCtgcttccattttcaaaattcacaTTAAAACCAGCCTGCTAGATTTTAGCTTCGCGAACTCTTGTTCACATATGCTTCAAATCAGCCTTTTCCAAATCAAAGCAGAGTTAAAAACTCTATCAGGCACAAACTCACCCATTATGCCAAAAACCGAAACACCACTTTGTCCCAGTTTAAAATACAtttcttcatcaccatcacctAAACTCCCCCATAACAGAATATCTACTAATTCACAAATACTGGATTCTAATATCCAACCATAAAACTCAGACCTTACAAGGAACAAAACAAtggcattattttcatcatcaaacaaCTCTATCAGATTGTTATCACGAGTTCGAGTTCTCTCACCCTCAAGTTGTTCATTATCGACGTTTGCACTATCATCCACATTCATCCAATCAGGTTGGTGAATGTCAATGCATTATGGTCGAGATAAAACATCTCCTCCTCCTTTAGAATAAGCATTAACAGATTCAATAACATTTTCATTCACTCCATGTGACGCCTGAAACTACTTGGAGCGATGCCCATTGTCCTCTGCTCCTATCAATGGTCGCTTTCGCTTCAAACCAGAAAACTGACTTTTATCATTTACTATGTCATCTAAATCCATAGGTTCATAGGCTTCTATGAAATTATCTGCACAAAGGTTGTCATCATTatgggagtgcctctttattttCGCCAAGGCCATGCCATCCACAGATCTCTCCGAAGCTAAAATTTCTCCTAGGCCTCCTTGCcctgctacctcactccaatctgcaccctcctcatcctGGGAGTCAATAGCAGATTCAGCTTCGGTTTCCaatggcatacactcttcctcccacaatctcttgagttcatcctcttcaacaacaaccaCGTTTTCAACATCTTGTAGCTTAGAAATTCTAGTGTCTATACAGGCACTATCATggcgttcaaccttcaccacacgaatgccaacaacttcctggccattaacagtttggccaataagtgccaaggcGACTCAAGgggagagcaaataagaatctcAACATCCTTTTCTTTCGCTGGATTATCCTCTTCAACTGAGTtcccctctttcttccagccatcccaccaatgtacgcgaTGCTTGAAAcatagttttacatggaacgtAAAACTGCCATAGAAGTTATAAATTTTACCTACTCCTTCATCCATCTCTACTCAAgtcaacatggctctgataccaattgtaaagattagaaagagcagagaaaacaataacagaaatagaaaagcaataagaagagacaacacatgatttatcgtggttcggcaaatatgcctacatccacactcaaagcagggaataacttctattaatcaactcaaatacatgggctgcacacagccattatataatcatattcaaatatgaaatgaatagTTCGGAGAACATGAAGGGTCATGTGAccattggacttcacattcccaacaatcacATGGTGGAATCTGCTTTTGTATTTCTTTCACGTGTAAATTCGGTGAGGATGTAACTGACAAAAGGAATTTAATAGCGTAAATTCTTCAGAGTTTCTAAAATGAGTAAGAAAGTGTTTTATAAATGCATTGTTACAGAGGTGTGTTCTTATATGTTAATGCATTCAATCTTTCCTTAAATCATACATTATGTAAATGTTTCAAAAATATGCTTCACACAAATAAAGACAAAAAACAAATTGTAAATCTTTTTCCAAATACATCATTCATATAAAAAGTTAATTCTTGAGTAAAAATATTTGAcacaaatttaattaaatcatatattatttaaatgtttaaaagttcaagtatgtcaaagattaaaCACTAGCATAAAATAATATTGAGACGTTTCTAAAGTTCAAACATCTCAAATTTATAGGTTCAAGCATGTCAAAAATTAAACCCTGACGTAAAAGAATATTGAGACATTTCTAAAATTCAAACATGTCAAATTTACAAGTTCAAGCTTGTCAAATATTAAACACTGGCATGAAGGAATATTGACACATTTCTAAATTTCAATCCCTTAAGCTTTTGGTTGGGACAATTTGACCCctttccaaaaaatattttttaattaaactaaaaataatttttatttattataaatatttagTTGTGGGTTTGTAGTATATTTTAAGTTCTACCATTTAAATTATAAGAAAAAAATTGTTTATGCTTATATCTATCTAGATGCAATCTGAAAAGGGTTGCAAACTGTGACAACAAAGACATATATTAAGATATCTAGACATATGCataatgcacaaaataaacaaaaacaagaacCCATAGGCCACTTGAATAAAcacccaaaagaaaaaaaaaaaacttaaaacaagAATGCATAGGCCACTCTTAGGCAGTGAAGTGCCACTCTTAAGACAGGAACTTCACTACTTGCAGCACTTGTTAACATATGCTATAACCTTGTTCCAAGAAGCACTGATATATATACAACGTTACTATTAAAACCAATACCAACAAGAAGATAGGCGAGCTTAGGAAGGAACGAGGGTTGAAAGAGGACAGAAGTTGCGAGTAAACAATTACATGTGACCCGCTTTTTGTTGACTGTTATAGAGATGGGTCGGCAGACGAGGAGTGGCGAAAAGATTGAGAGGAACACTCCTGTGAATTGAGATTTCATATTTCTCACTCATGTCCAAATCTTGGGCTTCTTGGCCAGGTGGAAGCGACCAGTCAAATGCATGAACGAAGCTTGCAAGAGCAAAATGAATCATACGAAGCCCCAGGTTATATCCAGGGCACATTCTTCGCCCTGCACCAAAGGGTATTATTCGAAAATCTCTTCCATCCAGATGAACGGGATTGTCCACAAAGCGTTCCGGATTAAATTCCAGAGGCTTCTCCCACGCATTTGGATCTCTTGCCACGGCCCACACATTCACCATCACATGAGAATTTGGAGGAATGAAATACCCCATTATTACCCTTGAACTGTCTGGAGATGCGTGAGGAAGCATAAGTGGCGTTGGAGGATGCAGTCGAAGAGTTTCTGTCACAGCCGCTTCTAAATATTTCAGCTGAGGAAGATGAGATTCTCTTACTTTGTCTTCCACTCCCACAACTGCCTCTACTTCGTCTCTCACTTTGTTTATCAGATGAGGATGGCGGATCAGCTCAGACATCGCCCATTCTACCGTGCGGGTAGCCGTGTCCGTTCCTGCAGAAATCATGTCCTGCATTTCCAAGCTTAAAATCATTGCACGATTCATCTCTTATATTTATGTCAGAATACTACTGTAAATTGAAATTATTGCATTGCGTACCACTAAAATGGCTTTGATATTAGACTCGGAAAGCTGTCCTCCCTCACCGGCTGAATTAGATTTGAGTTGATGTAGAATCTGTAGAAAGTCCTTGTTGCCATCATCCTCACCGGACAGAGGCATACGCTTCTTTTCTTCAATCTTCCTCACCATAAATTCATCAAAACGCTTGTGCAGGCTCTTCATTTCATTAAGAGAACCGCCCAAGCCAATCCGCTCTAAGAAAGGAACGAAATCCCCAATCCTAAACCGACCAGCCGTTCTCAAGGAATCGTCCATTAGCTCTCTGAAATGTTCGGCCTCCGCGTTGTTCTCGTCAAAGAGTCTCATCCTGAGCGTCATCTGTCCAATAACATTACAAGTGAAGACATTAACAAAATCTCCCACATTTATAGCATTAGCTCGCTGTTTAAAGATGGAGTCGAGCAACAGAGCCATTTCTTCTTCTCGGAACTCCTGCCACTTTTCCAAACATTTGGGGGTCAAGAGGTGGAAAATGCAGAGCTTTCTTAGAAAAGGCCACTGGGACTGGGGAGAAAAGCTGATGTCGCTTCTATTGTACAAGAGAATATCCGCTGCCGCTGATCCGCTCTGAGGTCTGTTAGAGAAATCGGAATCAAATGTCTTGAGAATGGCAGTTGCGGCCTCCTGGGAGGAAGCAATAATGGCGGGGGTGGTGCCCAGTTTGATATACATGAGGCCACCATATCGCTTGGAAAGAGCGTGAAGAGACTGGTGGGGATTCGAACCGAGGTCCAGCAGACTACCCAAAACAGGTAGCCCTCGTGGCCCCGGCGGCAGCTTTGCCTTTGGCTTTCGTCCATTGAAGAAATAGAGACAAGTTAGCAGTACAATTATGAGTGTAAGCGTTACTGAAACTGAGAATGACCAGAAGAACGAAAAAAGCTTAGAAGTATCCATAGATCTTTCTGCTTATGTCCTTACCACTAATGCTTGGGAAAAGGTTGAGTTATATAGGAAAATAAGCTTGAGCGGAGACCAGAATATTGAACTGGATGATGACGCGTGTCCTGAGAGTAAGGGCTCTCCATTAATGCTGCTTTGTCTGAGACTTTCTTAAAGCTGTCAAGCTCTTTATTGGCGTCATTTATTTTTCCTCACTTTTACAAAGTCAATTTTCAAAGCTCTTAAGCCAATGAATGCGCCACCCGATATGCAACTAGCGCCTGCACTAGGTGAGGTGCAATAGGTAATGTCTGTAGTAATTTATATTATTTCTAATGTCAAAATAAGGGTAGGTCTTATGAGGGGCCTTAATTTTATTTTAAAGGAAGAGGTGGTCTcatgaataaataaaaaattgttctatgggattatttggaatctttttaaaaaaaaattgttctatgagattatttggaatctttaaaaaaaaaaaattgttctatgGTAGAAGCTCCTACTTTTTAGGGCATGCCTACTTTGAGTAGGTGAAAAAgaggtggggctagaaattgcatCACCAATTTAGGGATGTCAACTTCCatttgtcaaacatctaagttttatttctattaaaaaatagtt
This window harbors:
- the LOC131041678 gene encoding flavonoid 3'-monooxygenase CYP75B137-like — its product is MDTSKLFSFFWSFSVSVTLTLIIVLLTCLYFFNGRKPKAKLPPGPRGLPVLGSLLDLGSNPHQSLHALSKRYGGLMYIKLGTTPAIIASSQEAATAILKTFDSDFSNRPQSGSAAADILLYNRSDISFSPQSQWPFLRKLCIFHLLTPKCLEKWQEFREEEMALLLDSIFKQRANAINVGDFVNVFTCNVIGQMTLRMRLFDENNAEAEHFRELMDDSLRTAGRFRIGDFVPFLERIGLGGSLNEMKSLHKRFDEFMVRKIEEKKRMPLSGEDDGNKDFLQILHQLKSNSAGEGGQLSESNIKAILVDMISAGTDTATRTVEWAMSELIRHPHLINKVRDEVEAVVGVEDKVRESHLPQLKYLEAAVTETLRLHPPTPLMLPHASPDSSRVIMGYFIPPNSHVMVNVWAVARDPNAWEKPLEFNPERFVDNPVHLDGRDFRIIPFGAGRRMCPGYNLGLRMIHFALASFVHAFDWSLPPGQEAQDLDMSEKYEISIHRSVPLNLFATPRLPTHLYNSQQKAGHM